The following proteins are co-located in the Pseudomonas fluorescens genome:
- a CDS encoding response regulator — protein METVSACVKRYTVMLVDDEESILNSVRRLLRTQPYDLLLATSGAQALSLFEQHAVDMIVCDARMPHMDGPSLLREVHRRDPHCMNILLTGYADMSMINQAIDDGYIFRYVSKPWNDEELKLTLDQALEAQRVLRDRENPQELMGA, from the coding sequence ATGGAAACCGTCTCTGCCTGTGTAAAACGCTACACCGTCATGCTGGTGGATGATGAAGAAAGTATCCTCAACAGCGTCCGCCGGTTACTGCGCACACAGCCCTACGACTTGCTCCTGGCCACGAGCGGGGCCCAGGCACTGAGCCTTTTCGAACAACACGCTGTAGACATGATCGTCTGCGACGCGCGCATGCCTCATATGGACGGCCCGTCCTTGCTGCGCGAGGTGCATAGGCGCGATCCGCACTGCATGAATATACTGCTGACGGGGTATGCCGATATGAGCATGATCAATCAGGCAATCGACGACGGGTATATTTTCCGCTACGTCAGCAAGCCCTGGAACGATGAAGAGCTCAAGCTCACCCTCGATCAGGCCCTGGAGGCGCAGAGAGTCCTTCGTGATCGTGAAAACCCTCAGGAACTGATGGGGGCGTAG
- a CDS encoding methyl-accepting chemotaxis protein, with the protein MKWFYDLKISTKLISSFLLVLALTGAMGGFAIHQLGAVNQAAQDIKGNWMPSLRAAAGMRFFAANYRLKENRHIATEIPEEKAQAEREATDARQQFETRMGTYEQLLSNDEDRQLLASVKSAWDAYLASSKQLLEFSRQNQDAQARGLLRGESKGHFDEVTARLQKMVELNDAGASAAGDKGSALYESARVSIIAVLIAALLIGVGLAVFIARIISRPLRQAASAAEQLAEGNLNAHIEPGGKDETGMVLNAMRNMVGKLAHIIGEVRNAADNLASASEEVSATAQSMSQATSEQAASVEETSASVEQMSASINQNTENAKVTDGMASKAAKEATEGGESVQQTVVAMKKIAQRISIIDDIAYQTNLLALNAAIEAARAGEHGKGFAVVAAEVRKLAERSQVAAQEIGELSSSSVDMAEKAGKLLDEMVPSINKTSDLVQEISAASEEQAAGVAQINTAMTQLNQVTQQNASSSEELAATAEEMSSQAEQLQQAMSFFVLDSAPKAAVQSSSVDSPGSKPNRQQPRPKPQAPRKAFAYTMASAPDEADFTRF; encoded by the coding sequence ATGAAATGGTTCTACGATCTTAAGATTTCCACCAAGTTGATCAGCTCGTTCCTGCTGGTCCTGGCACTCACCGGGGCGATGGGCGGCTTCGCCATCCACCAGCTCGGTGCGGTCAACCAGGCAGCGCAGGACATCAAGGGCAACTGGATGCCCTCCCTGCGCGCGGCCGCCGGCATGCGATTTTTTGCCGCCAACTACCGTTTGAAAGAAAACCGCCACATCGCCACCGAGATCCCCGAGGAAAAGGCCCAGGCCGAACGCGAAGCCACCGACGCGCGCCAGCAGTTCGAAACCCGCATGGGCACCTACGAGCAATTGCTGTCCAACGATGAAGACCGTCAACTCCTGGCCAGCGTCAAAAGCGCTTGGGACGCCTACCTTGCAAGCAGCAAGCAGTTGCTTGAGTTTTCTCGCCAGAACCAGGACGCCCAGGCGCGCGGTTTGCTCAGGGGAGAATCCAAGGGGCATTTCGATGAGGTGACCGCCCGGCTGCAGAAAATGGTCGAGCTCAACGACGCCGGAGCGAGTGCTGCCGGCGACAAAGGCTCGGCGCTGTATGAAAGCGCACGCGTGTCGATCATCGCGGTACTGATCGCGGCCCTGTTGATCGGCGTGGGCCTGGCGGTCTTCATCGCTCGGATCATTTCCCGCCCGTTGCGCCAGGCCGCAAGCGCCGCCGAGCAATTGGCCGAAGGCAACCTCAACGCGCATATCGAGCCCGGTGGCAAAGATGAAACCGGCATGGTGCTCAACGCCATGCGCAACATGGTCGGCAAGCTGGCACATATCATCGGCGAAGTGCGCAATGCCGCCGACAACCTGGCCAGCGCCTCCGAGGAGGTCAGCGCCACCGCGCAATCGATGAGCCAGGCCACCAGTGAACAGGCCGCGAGCGTCGAGGAAACCAGTGCGTCGGTTGAGCAGATGAGCGCCAGCATCAACCAGAACACCGAAAACGCCAAGGTCACCGATGGCATGGCCAGCAAGGCCGCCAAGGAAGCCACCGAGGGCGGCGAATCGGTACAGCAGACGGTGGTGGCGATGAAGAAAATCGCCCAGCGCATCAGCATCATCGATGACATCGCCTACCAGACCAATCTGCTCGCACTCAATGCCGCCATCGAGGCCGCCCGGGCCGGCGAGCATGGCAAGGGTTTCGCAGTGGTCGCCGCCGAAGTGCGCAAGCTGGCTGAACGCAGCCAGGTCGCCGCCCAGGAAATCGGTGAACTGTCCTCCAGCAGCGTGGACATGGCCGAGAAAGCCGGCAAGTTGCTCGACGAAATGGTGCCGTCTATCAACAAGACCTCCGACCTTGTGCAGGAAATCAGCGCCGCGTCCGAGGAGCAGGCCGCCGGTGTCGCGCAGATCAACACTGCGATGACCCAGCTCAACCAGGTGACCCAGCAAAATGCGTCGAGCAGCGAAGAGCTGGCGGCCACGGCCGAAGAAATGAGCAGCCAGGCCGAGCAACTGCAACAGGCCATGAGCTTCTTCGTGCTGGATTCAGCGCCCAAGGCCGCAGTGCAAAGCAGCAGCGTGGACAGCCCTGGCAGCAAGCCCAACCGCCAGCAGCCACGCCCCAAACCACAGGCACCGCGCAAGGCGTTCGCCTACACCATGGCCAGTGCCCCGGACGAAGCGGATTTCACCCGCTTCTGA
- a CDS encoding GNAT family N-acetyltransferase produces MPLSRSQYSPVTLVLAQHSDIDGLVAIRIQAMRESLERVGRFDPVRARERFVSGFQAHSTRYIEVSGDRVGFVVVKQHRDELMLDHLYVIPRVQGSGIGAAVLTQIFKEADAAALPIKVGALKESASNRFYMRHGFQFVESSEFDNYYVRQSGTAAQS; encoded by the coding sequence ATGCCCCTTTCACGCAGTCAATACTCGCCTGTCACGTTGGTGCTCGCTCAACACAGCGACATCGACGGCCTCGTCGCCATTCGAATCCAAGCCATGCGCGAAAGCCTGGAGCGTGTCGGGCGCTTTGATCCCGTGCGCGCCCGTGAGCGCTTTGTTAGCGGTTTTCAAGCGCACAGCACGCGTTACATCGAAGTATCTGGAGACCGCGTGGGTTTTGTAGTGGTCAAGCAGCACCGCGATGAACTCATGCTCGACCACCTATACGTGATCCCCCGCGTGCAAGGATCAGGAATAGGCGCTGCGGTGCTCACGCAGATTTTCAAGGAAGCGGATGCGGCCGCACTCCCTATTAAAGTGGGCGCCCTCAAGGAAAGTGCCTCGAATCGTTTTTACATGCGCCATGGGTTCCAATTCGTCGAAAGCAGCGAATTCGATAATTACTATGTGCGGCAGAGCGGTACAGCGGCTCAATCGTGA
- a CDS encoding methyl-accepting chemotaxis protein — MQRDLRSMIEVVRSNAQGVNGMSEQLSHGCHEVASSSQQQSAAASTMAAAAIEMTASIEEITRHASRALDMANQAEALAKDGGRVIHQVVSDMDGIARSAKQSAQVIRTLDKESEAIYSIIQVIKGIADQTNLLALNAAIEAARAGEQGRGFAVVADEVRSLAGRTSASTQEIASMVGRIQQSTREAVISMEEGVVQVDKGMVVTADVERAIRDILQATLNTTELVNDISRTISEQSLASNEIAHQVEMIAGASEANSKVIGKTASTTDELSALAGMLSQSVDRFRL, encoded by the coding sequence ATGCAGCGGGACTTACGCAGCATGATCGAAGTAGTGCGCAGCAATGCCCAAGGCGTCAATGGCATGAGCGAGCAACTGAGCCATGGTTGCCATGAGGTGGCCAGCAGCAGCCAGCAACAAAGCGCCGCCGCCAGCACCATGGCCGCCGCAGCGATTGAAATGACCGCCAGTATTGAGGAAATCACCCGGCATGCCAGTCGCGCACTGGATATGGCCAATCAGGCTGAAGCCTTGGCCAAGGACGGCGGCCGAGTGATCCACCAAGTGGTGAGTGACATGGATGGCATTGCTCGTTCGGCAAAGCAATCTGCCCAAGTCATCCGCACGCTAGACAAGGAGTCCGAGGCGATCTACAGCATTATTCAGGTGATCAAGGGGATCGCCGACCAAACAAACCTGTTGGCTTTGAATGCCGCGATTGAAGCCGCTCGTGCCGGCGAACAGGGGCGTGGTTTTGCGGTGGTCGCGGATGAAGTGCGCAGCCTGGCTGGACGCACCAGCGCGTCCACGCAAGAGATCGCCAGCATGGTCGGGCGCATCCAGCAAAGCACCCGGGAAGCGGTCATCAGTATGGAGGAGGGTGTTGTTCAAGTGGACAAAGGCATGGTTGTAACCGCCGATGTCGAGCGTGCTATTCGCGATATTCTCCAGGCCACTCTGAACACCACTGAGTTGGTCAACGATATCTCTCGCACCATCAGTGAGCAGAGCTTGGCAAGCAACGAAATCGCCCATCAAGTGGAGATGATTGCGGGTGCGTCGGAGGCTAATAGCAAAGTGATCGGAAAGACGGCATCGACGACGGACGAGTTGTCCGCGTTGGCGGGGATGTTGTCGCAGTCTGTGGATCGCTTTCGACTTTGA
- the cheD gene encoding chemoreceptor glutamine deamidase CheD — protein MKKPIGAAEVVLAPGQVCFATRPTRLRTLLGSCVAITFWHPQRLIGGMCHFMLPGRLRNHQCLDGRYADEALELLLRHAQANGTQALDYQVKLFGGGEMFPNQRHHLPTQNVASQNIRAALALAERHHLHLTAQDMGSTGYRTIMFDLWNGNVWVRHQPMGTLQEDAYQKNQCAAGR, from the coding sequence ATGAAAAAGCCTATCGGTGCGGCCGAAGTGGTATTGGCCCCTGGCCAGGTGTGTTTTGCGACGCGGCCGACGCGCCTGCGGACCTTGCTCGGTTCCTGCGTGGCGATCACCTTTTGGCACCCACAACGGCTGATTGGCGGCATGTGCCACTTCATGCTGCCAGGGCGCTTGCGCAATCATCAGTGCCTGGACGGCAGGTATGCCGACGAAGCCCTGGAACTGCTGCTGCGCCACGCCCAGGCGAATGGCACCCAGGCACTCGATTACCAGGTCAAGTTGTTCGGCGGCGGCGAGATGTTTCCCAACCAGCGGCACCACCTGCCCACGCAGAACGTGGCCAGCCAGAATATCCGCGCAGCGCTGGCCCTGGCCGAGCGTCATCACCTGCACCTGACGGCCCAGGACATGGGCAGTACCGGTTACCGCACGATCATGTTCGACCTATGGAACGGCAACGTCTGGGTTCGGCACCAACCAATGGGAACACTTCAAGAAGATGCCTACCAAAAAAATCAGTGTGCTGCTGGTCGATGA
- a CDS encoding chemotaxis protein CheW, with protein sequence MGAVMTTRQTAVAVDEDAQYLTFMLGGEMFAIGILGIKEIIEYGSLTVVPMMPAFVRGVINLRGAVVPVVDLSARFGRANSAITRRSCVIIIEASTDDGQPQDIGLLVDTVSAVREIPATQIEPPPNFGARIRADFISGMAKVDGKFVIVLEVDKVLSIDEMSSLAEAGQAPALDLDPR encoded by the coding sequence ATGGGCGCAGTAATGACGACTCGGCAGACCGCGGTGGCGGTCGATGAGGATGCGCAGTACCTGACCTTCATGCTGGGCGGCGAAATGTTCGCCATCGGCATTCTGGGGATCAAGGAAATTATCGAATACGGCAGCCTGACCGTGGTGCCGATGATGCCGGCTTTCGTGCGCGGGGTGATCAACCTGCGCGGCGCGGTGGTGCCGGTGGTGGATTTATCGGCCCGCTTTGGGCGGGCCAATTCGGCGATCACCCGGCGCTCCTGCGTGATCATCATCGAAGCGAGTACCGACGATGGTCAGCCGCAAGACATCGGGCTGCTGGTCGATACGGTGTCTGCGGTGCGGGAGATCCCGGCCACGCAGATCGAACCGCCACCCAACTTCGGCGCGCGAATTCGTGCCGATTTCATCAGTGGCATGGCCAAGGTCGACGGCAAGTTCGTGATCGTGCTGGAGGTGGACAAGGTGTTGTCCATCGATGAGATGTCCAGCCTCGCCGAGGCCGGCCAGGCGCCGGCCCTCGACCTCGACCCGCGTTGA
- a CDS encoding ASCH domain-containing protein, which yields MDDLTLRYPGATAGAFGDTPEMADELADLVAKGIKTASCCSLSSFKHDDQSSAIGGYSIVLNSQGEPVCVIRVISTRITRYCDVDQDFARKEGEGDLSLRYWQQGHKAFFQREGAFDAAMELVAEEFELVEVVKDKAR from the coding sequence ATGGATGATCTAACGCTCAGGTACCCCGGCGCCACTGCAGGGGCCTTTGGCGATACTCCGGAAATGGCCGATGAGCTGGCTGATCTTGTGGCCAAAGGCATAAAAACAGCCAGCTGTTGCTCACTCTCATCTTTCAAGCATGACGATCAATCATCAGCCATTGGCGGTTACAGCATCGTGCTCAATAGTCAGGGCGAGCCGGTATGTGTCATTCGCGTTATTTCGACGCGTATCACGCGTTACTGCGACGTCGATCAAGACTTTGCCAGGAAGGAAGGCGAGGGGGATCTCAGCCTCAGGTACTGGCAGCAGGGGCATAAAGCTTTTTTCCAAAGAGAGGGCGCATTCGACGCGGCGATGGAGCTGGTGGCCGAAGAGTTTGAGTTGGTGGAAGTGGTGAAGGACAAGGCGCGCTAG
- a CDS encoding CheR family methyltransferase, which yields MPDTATIDDREFGQFQTWLYRAAGINLSPAKKALVAGRLFKRLKHYELQSYGEYFKLIMNDQRKGELQVALDLLTTNETYFFREPKHFEFLRQQVLPHAAPGKVFRVWSAASSSGEEPYSLAMTLAESLGTTPWEVTGSDISTQVLAKARTGHYTMERTETLPQPLLAKYCLKGIGRQAGTFLIDKALRSRVNFVQVNLNEALPALGEFEVIFLRNVMIYFDQQTKRQVVARLLPLLKRGGYLIISHSESLHGVNDTLKLVAPSIYRKP from the coding sequence ATGCCAGACACCGCCACCATCGATGATCGTGAATTCGGTCAGTTCCAGACCTGGCTGTACCGCGCGGCCGGGATCAACCTGTCGCCGGCCAAAAAAGCGTTGGTGGCCGGGCGCCTGTTCAAGCGCCTCAAGCACTATGAGCTGCAGAGCTATGGTGAGTATTTCAAGCTGATCATGAATGACCAGCGCAAGGGCGAACTGCAGGTTGCGCTGGATTTGCTGACCACCAACGAAACCTATTTTTTTCGCGAGCCCAAGCACTTCGAGTTCCTGCGTCAGCAGGTTCTGCCCCACGCCGCGCCGGGCAAAGTGTTTCGCGTGTGGAGCGCAGCCAGTTCCTCGGGTGAAGAGCCCTACAGCCTGGCGATGACCCTGGCCGAGAGCCTCGGCACCACGCCTTGGGAAGTGACCGGCTCGGACATCAGCACCCAAGTGCTGGCCAAGGCGCGCACGGGCCATTACACCATGGAACGCACCGAGACATTGCCCCAGCCGCTGCTCGCCAAGTACTGCCTCAAGGGCATTGGCCGCCAGGCGGGCACCTTCCTGATCGACAAGGCTTTGCGTAGCCGCGTCAATTTTGTCCAGGTCAACCTTAACGAGGCGTTGCCTGCCCTGGGGGAGTTCGAGGTGATCTTCCTGCGCAACGTGATGATTTATTTCGATCAGCAGACCAAGCGCCAGGTGGTCGCACGCCTGCTGCCGCTGCTCAAACGCGGCGGCTACTTGATCATCAGTCACTCGGAAAGCCTCCACGGTGTCAATGACACCTTGAAGCTGGTGGCGCCGTCGATTTACCGCAAGCCATGA
- the msrA gene encoding peptide-methionine (S)-S-oxide reductase MsrA: protein MTNQTETAILAGGCFWGMQDLLRRYPGVLSTRVGYTGGDVPNATYRNHGNHAEAIEIVFDPAVITYRQILEFFFQIHDPSTPNRQGNDVGPGYRSAIYYLSEQQRDIAEDTAADVDASTLWPGRVVTEIEPAGPFWEAEPEHQDYLERIPNGYTCHFIRPNWKLPKRT from the coding sequence ATGACCAACCAAACCGAAACCGCCATCCTCGCCGGCGGCTGCTTCTGGGGCATGCAGGACCTGCTGCGCCGCTACCCCGGCGTGCTGAGCACGCGAGTCGGCTACACCGGCGGCGATGTGCCGAATGCCACTTATCGCAACCATGGCAATCATGCGGAAGCGATTGAAATCGTGTTTGACCCAGCAGTGATCACGTACCGGCAGATCCTGGAGTTCTTTTTCCAGATACACGACCCCAGCACGCCTAACCGGCAGGGCAATGACGTCGGGCCGGGCTATCGGTCGGCGATTTATTACCTGAGTGAACAACAACGCGACATCGCTGAAGACACCGCTGCGGATGTTGATGCTTCGACGTTGTGGCCGGGCCGTGTGGTGACTGAAATTGAGCCGGCGGGGCCGTTCTGGGAAGCGGAGCCGGAGCATCAGGATTATTTGGAGCGCATACCCAACGGCTATACCTGCCATTTCATTCGGCCGAATTGGAAGTTGCCGAAGCGTACGTGA
- a CDS encoding chemotaxis protein CheC — translation METLAELTEDQRDALQELMNIAMGQAAERLALLTNTIVTLSVPFIHPLIREQNKLAIPDHLRRSFMIVTRQSFLGELRGEVFVCFGAMGADKLAELLGYKGSGLAQQDELMLDVTNILTGACISGLAKQVATQVSYDAPSILVHSEEAANALDELNLNEHLAMVLEIRFEVQAHQFSCDLLICITERTASVVVRAIDRLLDEL, via the coding sequence ATGGAAACCTTGGCCGAGCTCACCGAAGACCAACGCGATGCCCTGCAGGAACTGATGAATATCGCCATGGGACAGGCGGCCGAGCGACTGGCGCTGCTGACCAACACGATCGTGACGCTTTCGGTGCCTTTCATTCATCCGCTGATCCGGGAACAGAACAAGCTGGCGATTCCGGACCATCTGCGCCGAAGCTTCATGATTGTCACCCGCCAGTCTTTCCTGGGTGAGTTACGTGGGGAAGTGTTCGTGTGCTTTGGCGCCATGGGCGCCGATAAATTGGCCGAACTGCTCGGCTACAAGGGCAGCGGGCTGGCCCAGCAGGACGAACTGATGCTCGATGTGACCAACATCCTGACCGGCGCCTGCATCAGTGGCTTGGCAAAACAGGTGGCGACGCAAGTGAGCTATGACGCGCCCTCCATTCTCGTCCACAGCGAAGAGGCCGCGAACGCGCTGGATGAATTGAACCTGAATGAACACCTGGCGATGGTGCTGGAAATTCGCTTCGAGGTTCAGGCGCATCAATTTTCCTGTGACTTGTTGATCTGCATTACTGAACGTACAGCGAGCGTTGTCGTTCGCGCCATTGATCGTTTGCTCGACGAGCTTTGA
- a CDS encoding response regulator, whose amino-acid sequence MKVLIADDSSMSRKMVLRALPESLTEDVRQACNGAEVMEAYHAGLVDLLFLDLTMPVMDGFQTLEALKREDANVIVVVISADIQPLARQRVKELGAAAFVAKPVTAEAVLNALHVIGVL is encoded by the coding sequence ATGAAAGTTTTAATTGCCGATGACTCATCCATGTCCCGCAAGATGGTGTTGCGGGCGCTGCCAGAATCACTGACTGAAGATGTTCGCCAAGCCTGTAATGGTGCCGAGGTGATGGAGGCCTATCACGCCGGTTTGGTCGATCTGCTTTTTCTCGACCTCACCATGCCCGTCATGGACGGTTTCCAGACGTTGGAGGCGCTCAAACGCGAAGACGCCAACGTTATCGTCGTGGTGATCAGCGCAGACATCCAGCCGCTGGCCAGGCAGCGAGTCAAGGAACTGGGCGCTGCTGCATTCGTCGCCAAGCCGGTTACGGCAGAAGCCGTACTCAATGCTTTGCACGTCATAGGAGTGCTTTGA
- a CDS encoding protein-glutamate methylesterase/protein-glutamine glutaminase: MPTKKISVLLVDDSAVVRQVLLAILSDTPDIHVMGAASDPIFAMDKLAREWPDVIVLDVEMPRMDGITFLKKIMSERPTPVVICSSLTQKGAETSLQALSAGAVEIITKPSTGLKSFLIESAAELVAAIRAAANSNVRNLGKRSARPAPSPAPASKLTADAILPAANGHAMAQTTERIVAIGTSTGGTQALEAVLTALPRVCPGMVIVQHMPEKFTASFAERLNSVCEIEVREARNNDRILPGLALIAPGGKHLMVTRSGAYYHAQVIDGPLVNRHRPSVDVLFRSVARFAGRNATGIIMTGMGDDGARGLKEMLEAGAATVAQDEASCVVFGMPKEAIKLNAAQRILALEDIHQAILYK; the protein is encoded by the coding sequence ATGCCTACCAAAAAAATCAGTGTGCTGCTGGTCGATGACTCGGCCGTGGTGCGCCAGGTACTGCTGGCGATTCTCAGCGATACGCCAGATATTCACGTGATGGGCGCTGCCTCCGACCCGATTTTTGCCATGGATAAACTTGCCCGGGAATGGCCGGACGTGATCGTGCTGGACGTCGAAATGCCGCGCATGGACGGCATCACTTTTCTCAAGAAAATCATGAGTGAACGCCCCACACCGGTGGTGATCTGTTCCTCGCTGACGCAAAAAGGCGCAGAAACCTCGCTGCAGGCGCTGTCGGCGGGCGCGGTGGAAATCATCACCAAGCCGAGCACAGGGTTGAAGAGTTTCCTGATCGAATCGGCGGCCGAGTTGGTGGCCGCCATCCGTGCCGCCGCAAACTCCAACGTCAGGAACCTGGGCAAGCGCAGCGCCAGGCCGGCGCCGTCACCGGCCCCGGCCAGCAAGCTCACTGCGGATGCGATCCTGCCCGCCGCCAATGGCCATGCGATGGCCCAGACCACCGAGCGTATCGTCGCCATCGGCACCTCCACCGGCGGCACCCAAGCGCTGGAAGCGGTGCTGACCGCACTGCCGCGGGTATGCCCTGGGATGGTGATCGTGCAGCACATGCCTGAGAAGTTCACCGCTTCGTTCGCCGAGCGTCTCAACAGCGTCTGCGAGATCGAGGTGCGCGAGGCGCGCAACAACGACCGCATCCTGCCGGGCCTGGCCCTGATCGCGCCTGGCGGCAAGCACCTGATGGTCACCCGCAGCGGCGCCTATTATCACGCCCAGGTTATCGACGGACCGCTGGTTAACCGGCATCGCCCTTCCGTGGATGTGCTGTTTCGCTCGGTGGCCCGGTTCGCGGGCAGGAACGCCACCGGCATCATCATGACCGGCATGGGCGACGACGGCGCGCGCGGACTCAAAGAAATGCTCGAGGCCGGCGCCGCGACAGTCGCCCAGGACGAAGCCAGTTGCGTGGTGTTCGGCATGCCCAAGGAAGCCATCAAACTCAACGCCGCTCAGCGCATCCTGGCACTGGAGGATATTCATCAAGCGATTTTGTATAAGTGA
- a CDS encoding ATP-binding protein: MTDNKAISRETLESMLKAINMGVLLVDADCKILFSNHFMSINSGSSAEQLIGRTLFDAFPELPEVWTRQKINSVITLQNFAFTSWQQRPHLFNFESTRPISGMVRLMYQNCTFFPVQDADGSTLGVGLAISDTTDTAARQLELTHLNKLLEEEKSAQALLIARLEDAQAQLLQSEKMAAIGQLAAGVAHEINNPIGFVCSNVNSLRRYLVDIFALLEAHERATDDHHANAHPELVVMRDKMDYAFMRQDIDELLAESVEGLDRVTRIVKDLREFSHVDSYEWQLADLHKGLDSTLNVIWNEIKFKAQVNKCYGDIEPIECMGSQINQVFLNLLINASHAVGADGEITISSGREDGGVFVEIADNGHGIPLDIQNRIFEPFFTTKPVGMGSGLGLSLSYSIIVKHHGRLTVDSEPGRGSRFRAWLPLQQPKTQTVPTCAAEGC; encoded by the coding sequence ATGACAGACAACAAGGCAATTTCCCGGGAAACCCTTGAGTCGATGCTCAAGGCCATCAATATGGGCGTGCTGCTCGTCGACGCTGATTGCAAAATATTGTTCTCTAACCACTTCATGTCCATCAACAGTGGCAGCAGTGCTGAACAACTGATCGGCCGTACGCTGTTTGACGCCTTTCCCGAGCTGCCCGAGGTCTGGACCCGACAGAAGATCAACAGCGTCATCACGCTGCAAAACTTTGCGTTCACTTCATGGCAGCAGCGGCCGCACCTGTTTAATTTCGAAAGTACCCGGCCCATCAGTGGCATGGTCCGGCTGATGTATCAGAACTGCACGTTCTTCCCCGTACAAGATGCCGATGGCAGCACGCTTGGCGTGGGCCTGGCCATCAGCGATACGACCGACACGGCTGCCCGTCAACTTGAGCTGACGCACCTGAACAAGTTGCTGGAAGAAGAAAAGAGCGCCCAGGCACTGCTTATCGCCCGGCTTGAAGATGCACAGGCGCAGTTGCTGCAGTCCGAGAAGATGGCGGCGATCGGGCAGCTTGCCGCGGGCGTGGCCCATGAGATCAATAACCCGATCGGTTTCGTTTGTTCCAACGTCAACAGCCTGCGTCGTTACCTCGTAGACATCTTCGCGCTGCTCGAAGCGCATGAACGGGCGACCGACGACCACCATGCCAATGCGCATCCCGAACTCGTGGTCATGCGCGACAAGATGGATTACGCCTTCATGCGCCAGGACATCGACGAACTGCTTGCCGAGTCGGTTGAGGGCCTTGACCGAGTCACGCGCATCGTCAAAGACCTGCGCGAGTTCTCCCACGTTGACAGTTACGAGTGGCAGCTGGCCGATCTGCACAAGGGGCTCGACAGTACCCTCAACGTCATCTGGAACGAGATCAAGTTCAAGGCTCAGGTGAACAAGTGCTACGGCGATATCGAGCCCATCGAATGCATGGGCTCACAGATCAATCAGGTTTTCCTGAACTTGCTCATCAATGCCAGCCATGCGGTGGGGGCCGACGGCGAAATCACCATCAGCAGTGGCCGGGAAGACGGCGGCGTGTTCGTCGAGATCGCCGACAACGGGCATGGCATCCCCCTGGACATCCAGAACCGCATATTCGAACCGTTTTTTACAACCAAGCCGGTGGGCATGGGGTCGGGCCTTGGCCTGTCGTTGTCGTACAGCATTATCGTCAAGCACCACGGAAGGCTCACCGTTGACAGTGAGCCGGGCAGGGGCAGCCGTTTCCGCGCGTGGCTACCCTTACAGCAGCCCAAGACACAGACCGTCCCAACGTGCGCCGCTGAAGGATGCTGA